The Dreissena polymorpha isolate Duluth1 chromosome 2, UMN_Dpol_1.0, whole genome shotgun sequence nucleotide sequence TAGAGTGgccaaataattattatttgaatcGACGCCATTTGATGGTACCATGATTAATACcgaagtgtttttttttagagTAAAACAGTTGCGTTTTATCTAAACTAAAAAAGTAATAGTCTAAGAGTGAAAAATAGTGAACAGAAAACAATGGGAGAAAACTGTTAGAATCGGCTAAATTACGATAAATCTAATTGAATTACTCTTAATTCCCTTGGACGATTGGTCGATCATCATTTTCAGCCAAGACATtctcacaaaatatatttatccaaGTGTGATGAAGATCAAATAAACTGTCCGACGACTAAACGGACATACATTCCTCACTGGATTTGGATTATTAGAATGACTCAAATATAATGTCAAAAATGAGCCCACGAGGTGTTTCGAGGATCGGCGAAAACTGGAATTGAACGGTTACATAAGTTGTCTAGCGTCACTGAACAAAGTAATCATTTTCATCAGCAGCATCAATGAGTACGAAAACGTAATTGAAGGATTCAttccctttaacccatttatgccttttTTTTAGAAGTAACATCACATATCATTTTATTGCGTTTCTCGAAATCTCTAAATTGATATGTTCGCACAATCAGATATTGATGAAAGGCAAAACGGAATTCGATAAATTTTACAATGGGACCATATGGGAATAGGATTACGTGTCATCTACTCAGAATGCGTGCTTATCGtgtaaagaaaatgaagaaaGAGGACATTATTTACTGAAAAGATGTGTCATTGACCGAGGGAAGGTGTCAGtcgatttaaattaaacattaatagcataattatatCGGCACGGTCTTAAAGTACATGCGTACTGAATAACATATGCAATTTAGTGCGCATGCACTTTACGACCGTATAAAACCCGGACCAGTCACATATTTGGCCAAAGGTTTAACTGATATAAACAAATCCTATAcagattttaaaacaaactaaagACGACCAACCGACGTTAAAATTACAAACAGTTGACGCCTAATGGTACCGATATCATGTTTTTCAACTTGACAAAGTGCCTAACAACTCAGATATCCAAATGACATAATTACCGTTAATGGAATCCTTCTTCAAGCTTTCCTCAAAATCCGGATCGCCCGCGTCGGCAAGACGCTTGCATTCAGCGGGGTCGCCGCAACGTTCTAGGTTCTCATGCACCAACCATGATTTGCCCTCATCGATAGAGTCAAAATATAGTACGAGCTCCCTATCTACGTCGGAGCGCATGCCAAGGGGTGTCAAAATACCTGGCCGAATGCCAATATCAAGTTTAAAATCACGGGTTTGGATATAAAATCCTTTAAACCGATATTTCTCCACAAGAGAGCAGAAACGGATGGCTGTAACGTAGTGCCATCTCgacatgtatacaatattttgaaggatcagataaatataaaataaaactctTCAGTTTTAAGATGACAAAAATCATTTATCAATAGTCATTTGTAATATAATTTGGAAATCAATCGTTTATGACAGCTTTTATTTTACAGGTTCAGCATCCCTGACACGCATTATTaaggaataccgttagggccatcgtgtttttttacacatttaaatccagagggcgacaatgcaatagtgcgatagtacgatagcgacaatgcgatagtacgatggcgacaatgcgatagtaagatggcgacaatgcgacaacgcggtagtacgatgacgacaatgcgacagtgcgacaatacgatggcgacagtgcgatagaacgatggcgacaatgcgatagtcatatcgtactgtcgccatcgtattatcgcattgtcgccatcgtactatcgcgttatcgtacgttcgtcatcgtattatcgcattgtcgccatcgtactatcacactgtcgtcatcgtattgtcgcactgtcgtcatcgtattatcgcattgtcgccatcgtactatcgcattgtcgccatcgtactatcgcactgtcgccatcgtattgtcgcactttcgtcatcgtattatcgcactatcgcattgtcgacatcgtactttcgcactgtcgccatcgtattttcgcactgtcgtcatcgtattatcgcattgtcgccatcttactatcgcgttatcgtactgtcgtcatcgtattatcgcattgtcgccatcgtactgtcgtactgtcgccatcgtattgtcgcactgtcgtcatcgtaatatcgcattgtcgccatcgtactatcgcactatcgcattgtcgccctctggattttaatgtgtaaccgcgagggccctaacggtattccatACATTAACAAACAGCCAAACAAATATCGTCCTAAGATCAACCGATATCGAAAATAACTATACTCAAATAGACGTGAAATTACCCGATCTACATATGACCAAAAGTCCCAATAGGCCTGCGTTCGTTTCTTTTTCAGCGTTGACATGAGAGTGGTACCCGAACGGGATGCAATTGGAGTCGCCGTCACGTGGCGCGAAACCGGAAGTGACCTCCCACGTGTACACGTAGCTACCTCCGGGACCGACGCTCTCGTCCGCCTTGTTCCTCTGGCTGGTGTTGTCCTGATAGAGGGCACCTTGAAAATAATTGACAGGATAATAACGAATCAGCTATTTAAAGAATTTCCCAAATTGACAACAACTGTTTTAGCCTTGAAGTTGTTTtctaatatgagtcgtgttctgagaaaactgagcataatgcaagtgcgtaaagtgtcgtcccagattagcttgtgaagtccgcacaggctaatcagggacgacactttccgcctaaattggatttttgctaagaagagacttcatttaaacgaaaaatgtcattacagcggaaagtgtcgtccctgattagcctgtgctgattgcacaggctaatcttggacgacactttacgcacatgcattgtgcccagttttctcaggacacAACGCATATAAACTATATTCACATATTGAAAAAAGTTTcacataaaatgttatattaaaaaacttgaaataataattgatgaaaataaatgtgtcATCTTAAACAATCATCAATGTCTGCATCGAATTACACTAAAGCGCTACCGCACAGTATAACTTGTTCGCATTGATGTCATACGTCAATATGTTTTGTACGAGCGGtccaaatttaagaaaatattgacCGGTCCATACACTCATGATTTTTTCTATAGTATTTTACGAACGTAGCATGTCATTACGACAAAGCAGGACACAAATGTGTGATTTGCACTTTATAAAGTTTCTCCGATTATATTATCGGTTTATAAGTATTCGTTTATCGGGATTTAGAACTATATTTATCTAGCCTGTGTTCAGGTTCGCAAATACTTTTTGCGTTGTTTATGAGAATTTTTCTCAACGGATTTCGGATACTTTTCGTTGACTTATACAGACATAGTGTTTGCATAAGGTAAGACAAAATATAATAAGTAGCTACATGTATATCAATAGAGATACATTAAGTTTAAACAGAATATTTAGCTTTAAAGAGCACGTGTATCGCTAAAATTTATTTGATTACCCCCCAAACTGTCCCTTAAAGTGTGACTATAATCAAATACTAGTACATATGATACGCACGCATGCTTAGTTATATACACACCTTCATTCAACTTCGTGTACTGAACCCCATGCGGATGCACAGACAGCGGGACCGAAACGTTGTTCCGGTATTGGACACGGATCGTGTCGCCGACCTCTCCCCTTAACAAGGGGCCGACAATGCCGAATGATTTTGGGGTAGTGATCTCGGTCGTGAAGGTGTCGTCGGTGAATTGCTTGTACACGTACTTCCAATATTTGCTGCCCACGCGATTGTTCCGCCGCACGAGCGTCTCGTGCCAGTATCTACCAGACACAAGTgtttcatatttttgaaaatgtggtGTGATGAGAATTTGTTTTCGTAAAGTCGTATCGCAGAAACTGAGAAAATTTGTGGATTATCGAATTCCATTACAAGAAATCAGAGACAATAATAGGTTCACGAGAAGCGTAGACGAGCGCAATACAGAATCGTCGTTATTACGAACGGATATGAATCATTAGCGTCAACAGCTGCAATATCACTTTTTCAGTCAGCGTCATATGTAGcacttatttgtttttattttctctgtATGTACCGTTGAACGTATGAGCAAAATTATTGAACAATATTGAaagtttataaacaattataatggCATTTAAGCGAActgtcattataattgtatataaactTTCAATATCGTTCAATAATTTTGCTCATACGTTCAACGGTACATacagagaaaataaaaacaagtaaatgttttatatgtgACGCTAACTAACGTGATATTGTAGTTAAAATAGTGTACATAATGTTTCGGGTATCTGCAAACAGGACAAACGATCAGACGATTTGAAATACTTGCAGGTATTAATGTTAATGAGCGGGCAAAAATGCATGCAAGTATTTTGACGGGATGCTTAACTGAATTTCAAGtcgtaaaattgttttacaattttctatataaatatttaGATACAAACGTGTCGTATGAATCCACCGCGTTCATCTGCAGCGGAAGATAGTCCCAGTCGACTTTCACCGCCTTGACAAAGAAGTCCCTAATTACGCGGCCACTTCCTATGACACCGTTTTGATTCGCTAATGCCATGGATAAAACGAGGACAATAACAATAAGAGCATATTGTTCAAACATCATCGAGGTCCAATAgttatatgtatacacatgtataaatcTTTATGATAACATTCCAATTGTGAAAATGTGGTAAACTTTGCGTAATAGTTTTCATAAACACACTCACTGTCGTATCCCCCGAGCAAAGATTCGATGAATCTCTCGTTGACGGTGGCACTGAGCACGAACGGCATCAGGCAGAGGAACACAACGGCCAACTTCATGTTTGAAAAAAGTAATACAAACAAATCTATAGAAAATGGACTATTCCTTCCGCCAACACTCTCAAGTCTGACTGAGTTTGTCGATCTATGCATGTTATAAGCAGTGCATTGGTTTATACTAGATACTGAACCCCACTATCACTACGAGT carries:
- the LOC127868498 gene encoding hephaestin-like protein; the encoded protein is MHRSTNSVRLESVGGRNSPFSIDLFVLLFSNMKLAVVFLCLMPFVLSATVNERFIESLLGGYDTNQNGVIGSGRVIRDFFVKAVKVDWDYLPLQMNAVDSYDTYWHETLVRRNNRVGSKYWKYVYKQFTDDTFTTEITTPKSFGIVGPLLRGEVGDTIRVQYRNNVSVPLSVHPHGVQYTKLNEGALYQDNTSQRNKADESVGPGGSYVYTWEVTSGFAPRDGDSNCIPFGYHSHVNAEKETNAGLLGLLVICRSGILTPLGMRSDVDRELVLYFDSIDEGKSWLVHENLERCGDPAECKRLADAGDPDFEESLKKDSINGYMYGNLPELTVCAGDRVAWYIFSLSAELHPVNILGQTFLESGQRKAVEGIWSATFREAEMVARNPGRWLVQCMNSEHNRSTSIF